The following coding sequences are from one Sciurus carolinensis chromosome 11, mSciCar1.2, whole genome shotgun sequence window:
- the LOC124958756 gene encoding olfactory receptor 8B12-like isoform X1, which produces MSIVKRMAAENSSYVTEFILAGLTDQPGLRIPLFFLFLGFYVVTVVGNLGLIMLIGLNSHLHIPMYFFLLNLSFIDFSYSTTLTPKMLVGFVSKKNTISYAGCMTQFFFFCFFVFSESYILSAMAYDRYVAICKPLLYTVTMSPQVCLLLLWGVYGMGVFGAVAHMGNLMFMTFCSDNLINHYMCDIIPLLELSCNNSYVHLLVVFIIVTIGIGVPIVTIFISYGFILSSIFHISSTEGRSKAFSTCSSHIIVVSLFFGSGAFMYLKPPSILPLDQGKVSSIFYTAVVPMFNPLIYSLRNKDVKIALKKTLSRKIFS; this is translated from the exons ATGTCAATAGTAAAAAG AATGGCTGCAGAGAACTCCTCTTATGTGACAGAGTTCATCCTTGCAGGTTTAACAGACCAGCCGGGACTCCGgatccctctcttcttcctgtttctcGGTTTTTACGTGGTCACTGTGGTAGGGAACTTGGGCTTGATAATGCTGATTGGGCTAAACTCACACCTGCATATTCCCATGTACTTTTTTCTCCTAAACTTgtcttttattgatttcagttaCTCCACCACTCTCACTCCTAAAATGCTGGTAGGTTTTGTGTCAAAGAAGAACACTATTTCCTATGCAGGGTGTAtgactcaattttttttcttctgtttctttgtcttttctgaatCCTACATCCTATCAGCAATGGCTTATGACCGCTATGTTGCCATCTGTAAACCACTGCTGTACACAGTCACCATGTCTCCCCAGGTGTGTTTACTCCTTTTGTGGGGTGTTTATGGGATGGGAGTTTTTGGGGCTGTGGCCCACATGGGAAACTTAATGTTTATGACCTTTTGTTCAGATAACCTCATCAATCACTACATGTGTGACATTATTCCTCTCCTTGAGCTGTCCTGCAATAACTCTTATGTGCATTTGCTGGTAGTCTTCATTATTGTAACCATTGGCATTGGGGTGCCCATTGTTACCATTTTTATATCTTATGGTTTCATTCTTTCCAGCATTTTCCACATTAGTTCCACTGAGGGCAGATCAAAAGCCTTTAGTACCTGCAGTTCCCATATTATTGTGGTATCTCTTTTCTTTGGGTCAGGAGCTTTTATGTACCTCAAACCACCTTCCATTTTGCCCCTGGACCAGGGAAAGGTGTCCTCCATTTTCTACACTGCTGTGGTACCCATGTTCAATCCATTAATCTACAGTTTGAGGAATAAGGATGTCAAAATTGCCCTGAAAAAAACCTTGAGCAGAAAAATCTTCTCTTAA
- the LOC124958756 gene encoding olfactory receptor 8B12-like isoform X2 yields MLVGRMAAENSSYVTEFILAGLTDQPGLRIPLFFLFLGFYVVTVVGNLGLIMLIGLNSHLHIPMYFFLLNLSFIDFSYSTTLTPKMLVGFVSKKNTISYAGCMTQFFFFCFFVFSESYILSAMAYDRYVAICKPLLYTVTMSPQVCLLLLWGVYGMGVFGAVAHMGNLMFMTFCSDNLINHYMCDIIPLLELSCNNSYVHLLVVFIIVTIGIGVPIVTIFISYGFILSSIFHISSTEGRSKAFSTCSSHIIVVSLFFGSGAFMYLKPPSILPLDQGKVSSIFYTAVVPMFNPLIYSLRNKDVKIALKKTLSRKIFS; encoded by the exons ATGCTCGTAGG GAGAATGGCTGCAGAGAACTCCTCTTATGTGACAGAGTTCATCCTTGCAGGTTTAACAGACCAGCCGGGACTCCGgatccctctcttcttcctgtttctcGGTTTTTACGTGGTCACTGTGGTAGGGAACTTGGGCTTGATAATGCTGATTGGGCTAAACTCACACCTGCATATTCCCATGTACTTTTTTCTCCTAAACTTgtcttttattgatttcagttaCTCCACCACTCTCACTCCTAAAATGCTGGTAGGTTTTGTGTCAAAGAAGAACACTATTTCCTATGCAGGGTGTAtgactcaattttttttcttctgtttctttgtcttttctgaatCCTACATCCTATCAGCAATGGCTTATGACCGCTATGTTGCCATCTGTAAACCACTGCTGTACACAGTCACCATGTCTCCCCAGGTGTGTTTACTCCTTTTGTGGGGTGTTTATGGGATGGGAGTTTTTGGGGCTGTGGCCCACATGGGAAACTTAATGTTTATGACCTTTTGTTCAGATAACCTCATCAATCACTACATGTGTGACATTATTCCTCTCCTTGAGCTGTCCTGCAATAACTCTTATGTGCATTTGCTGGTAGTCTTCATTATTGTAACCATTGGCATTGGGGTGCCCATTGTTACCATTTTTATATCTTATGGTTTCATTCTTTCCAGCATTTTCCACATTAGTTCCACTGAGGGCAGATCAAAAGCCTTTAGTACCTGCAGTTCCCATATTATTGTGGTATCTCTTTTCTTTGGGTCAGGAGCTTTTATGTACCTCAAACCACCTTCCATTTTGCCCCTGGACCAGGGAAAGGTGTCCTCCATTTTCTACACTGCTGTGGTACCCATGTTCAATCCATTAATCTACAGTTTGAGGAATAAGGATGTCAAAATTGCCCTGAAAAAAACCTTGAGCAGAAAAATCTTCTCTTAA